AGATGCGACGGAACCACACCTGCTTGCGGGACGTTGCCTTGAATCGTGAAAGAAACCCCGATTTCTTCGGCGCATTGGATTGCGCCGTGCCTGTCTCAGCATTGTCTGGTGAGGGGTTGGAATCGGTCGCTGCCACGAGTATGTGTTGCCGTCATTCGAGGGATGATCCGGATTATGCATCAACAGATATGCAAGATGCGCAACAGCACGCTGGCATGCGATCGGTGTCGTGTGAGAAGCCGCTCATGCAACAGGTTGATCAGCCGATGCGGTAGCCGGATCAATTCCCTGTTCAATCATGGCGATCTTGCGCACCCGACGCTCGTGGCGTCCGCCCTCAAACTCAGTTGTCAGCCAGATCTTCACGATATTCTCGATCAGTTTTTGACCGAGCAGATCCGCACTGAGGCACAGGACATTCGCATCGTTATGGCCGCGACTCATCTGCGCAGTAAGTTCGTCATGGACGAGCGCCGCACGAATTCCATCGATCTTGTTGGCAGCAATGCTCATGCCGATGCCCGAGCCACAGATAAGAATGCCACGATCGGCCTCACCCGAGGCGATGTGGTTGCAGATCTGCCATGCTCGATCCGGGTAGTCGCAAGGCTGACCAACGGGGCAGGCTTCGGGCAGCCAGACCTCGTGTCCTTCGTTTTTCAGCAGCACGCAGAGTGGTTCGATGGTTTTTTCGCCACGATGGTCTGCGCCGATCGCAATGTTCATGCGTCCATTTCCTCAAGGCGTTGTGAGATCAGTTCCGCGATCCGTGCCGCGGTCTGATTGTAGAGTTCCTGCGACCCGCCGATGGGATCGGTGATAGGAGCGCCAGAGGGGTCCAAAGGCCGAACCTTTGCAGCGGCACTCGGATCCATTGTCAGGATCGCCCGGGCATGCTCGGGGGTCATAGTGAATATATATTCAGCGTCAGCAATCATTTGTTTGGTGATAGAGGTTGCCTGATGATCCTCAAGGTCAGCCCCGATAGCTGCTGCGGCTTTGATTGCTTCCGTGGTGGCAGGCGAGCCATTTCCTGCCGCGACACCTGCTGAATGAGCCGTGGTCCGGATTGGTGTCTCAGGCAGGGTGTTGATCAGCCTCTTCGCGATTGCCTCGGCCATCGCGCTCCGGCAGGTATTGCCAGTACACACGAAAAGGATTCGACGGTGCATGTGTTTTTCGATCACACGTGGCTCCAGAGCACCGGTGCGCTCGATCGCGTACCCACCACGCGAGGTCAAACGCACAACAGTCGACCCCTGACCATAGCGTGCATTCCCTGATTCGACGATCACGGGATTCTGCTCAATCTGCTGAGCAAACTCGGGATGCTCCCTGCCGAACACATCGAGCCGTGCACGAACTGTCTCAATGGTGGGTGCGTTCGAGCCGTTGCCCATGCCGGCAGC
Above is a genomic segment from Phycisphaeraceae bacterium containing:
- a CDS encoding Sua5/YciO/YrdC/YwlC family protein codes for the protein MAANLTDHSLTSILGIVEPSSELRASCEAAASALTNGQCVILPTETVYGLFCSAQSKESVNLLRGITGSKPEMPLAWHAPDQVSVIDLILPVHHVHVRLLKRLAPGPVTFVFELPEYEIDRITKALKVERGIIDDGTALAVRVPDHDVCRWALAHAKIPVVASSLAAAGMGNGSNAPTIETVRARLDVFGREHPEFAQQIEQNPVIVESGNARYGQGSTVVRLTSRGGYAIERTGALEPRVIEKHMHRRILFVCTGNTCRSAMAEAIAKRLINTLPETPIRTTAHSAGVAAGNGSPATTEAIKAAAAIGADLEDHQATSITKQMIADAEYIFTMTPEHARAILTMDPSAAAKVRPLDPSGAPITDPIGGSQELYNQTAARIAELISQRLEEMDA
- the rpiB gene encoding ribose 5-phosphate isomerase B; this translates as MNIAIGADHRGEKTIEPLCVLLKNEGHEVWLPEACPVGQPCDYPDRAWQICNHIASGEADRGILICGSGIGMSIAANKIDGIRAALVHDELTAQMSRGHNDANVLCLSADLLGQKLIENIVKIWLTTEFEGGRHERRVRKIAMIEQGIDPATASADQPVA